From Sphaerochaeta sp., a single genomic window includes:
- a CDS encoding response regulator, whose translation MYHVVIADDEPLTLIGMQSIIPWEEHDAQIVATARNGRELWDRIQESKPDIVITDIKMPLLSGLEVMERCVKEGRKLPLFILLTGYEEFQLVKKAINLNAVEYLVKLELTPASLSTALDKAIARIQAEHLSEGTPQNDEVMLQVLKDRTYLRLLNGLAVDAPQLAEVGIKEETPYVAVAALTFRGGDGKESTQYYAASRMLAQTLSNLASCHVIPLDMRHVVVLFFLSSKPRPAETILRGALDKARTVIRNYFSLDMQGAVGKEVEGLVRCDLSFASARANAEKATEDHPLVFALDEARTERFDLSPYRERLSQALTEMDGDAFSALCRQMGKAFLDDNVSLLSAVSGRQRGVVSGLHHVSRWRG comes from the coding sequence ATGTACCATGTGGTAATCGCCGATGACGAACCGCTTACGCTCATCGGCATGCAGTCGATCATCCCATGGGAGGAACACGATGCCCAGATTGTCGCCACGGCACGAAACGGCAGGGAACTGTGGGATCGTATCCAGGAAAGCAAGCCGGACATCGTGATCACCGACATCAAGATGCCGCTTCTCTCCGGTCTGGAGGTGATGGAAAGGTGCGTCAAGGAAGGGCGGAAGCTCCCCCTGTTCATTTTGCTTACCGGCTACGAGGAATTCCAACTGGTCAAGAAGGCCATCAATCTCAACGCGGTGGAGTACCTGGTCAAACTGGAACTGACTCCCGCTTCGCTTTCCACCGCCCTGGACAAGGCAATCGCCCGCATCCAGGCGGAACACCTCTCTGAAGGAACGCCGCAGAACGATGAGGTGATGCTTCAGGTGTTGAAGGATAGGACGTACCTCCGGTTGCTCAACGGCCTTGCCGTGGATGCCCCCCAGCTTGCCGAGGTGGGCATCAAGGAAGAGACTCCGTATGTCGCCGTGGCGGCGTTGACGTTTCGAGGCGGGGACGGCAAAGAGAGCACCCAGTACTATGCGGCATCCCGGATGCTGGCCCAGACGCTGTCCAACCTTGCCTCCTGCCATGTCATTCCGCTGGACATGCGCCACGTGGTGGTGCTGTTCTTCCTTTCCTCCAAGCCGCGGCCGGCGGAGACGATCCTGCGTGGTGCGTTGGACAAGGCGCGCACGGTGATCCGCAACTACTTCTCGTTGGACATGCAAGGCGCCGTGGGCAAAGAGGTGGAAGGACTGGTCCGCTGTGATCTTTCCTTCGCGTCAGCCCGGGCGAACGCGGAGAAGGCGACGGAAGATCATCCGTTGGTTTTTGCCCTGGATGAGGCGCGTACGGAGCGGTTCGACCTCAGTCCGTACCGGGAGCGCCTTTCCCAGGCATTGACCGAAATGGATGGGGATGCGTTCAGCGCCCTGTGCCGACAGATGGGCAAGGCGTTTCTGGATGACAACGTCTCGTTGCTTTCCGCCGTTTCCGGCCGTCAGCGGGGTGTTGTTTCTGGTCTACACCATGTTTCCCGATGGAGAGGCTGA
- a CDS encoding helix-turn-helix domain-containing protein has product MQKLFAQRQMDYRVIYQARSVADCIRYLDILSEGMAHVMTLRRQDWRSVVVRKVQEYIKANLDKRLSLSDVASVFGFSENYLSSLFAKYGDMGFVEYTTEVKMDKAKEMLRLGTYKVYEIAGALGFENAFYFSKVFKKHEGLSPRDYVQKLYGRKIDGGDA; this is encoded by the coding sequence GTGCAGAAATTGTTTGCCCAGCGCCAGATGGATTATCGGGTGATCTACCAGGCCCGTTCCGTCGCCGACTGCATCCGGTATCTGGATATCCTTTCCGAAGGAATGGCCCATGTGATGACATTGCGTCGGCAGGATTGGCGCAGCGTGGTGGTGCGCAAGGTCCAGGAGTACATCAAGGCCAATCTGGACAAACGGCTTTCCCTCTCTGATGTGGCTTCGGTGTTCGGTTTCAGCGAGAACTATCTCAGTTCCCTGTTCGCCAAGTACGGGGACATGGGATTCGTGGAATACACCACCGAAGTGAAGATGGACAAAGCCAAGGAGATGCTCCGGCTGGGTACGTATAAGGTGTACGAGATCGCCGGGGCGTTGGGATTTGAGAACGCGTTCTACTTTTCCAAGGTATTCAAGAAACACGAGGGGCTTTCCCCTCGGGATTACGTGCAAAAATTGTATGGGAGGAAAATCGATGGCGGTGACGCATGA